The window GGGCTGACTTCCATAGTTGTTTACATTGTTGGCTTAAACATTGAAGGTTCCTCCTCTATACCTATTTTTAAAATCACTAGGGTAGCCATGCAACTTGAAGCAATTATCCTTGGTATGTCCTTTGCACTTGCAGTAAATTGTTGACTTATTGAATAAGTTCTTAGACTTATTGCCTCCAGTATATCCAGTATTTGTAAAGCCTATATTGTTGTTAAATCCTCCATTGTTGTTGTAATTTCTATTACTCATCATTCCAACAACCTCATTAGTATCATTTGATCCATACACATCCTTTCCATTGATCCTCTGACTTTCAACATTGATGATCACATCATAAGCTTGATTGAGATTAGGTAGTGGACTACTCATTAACACCTAATTCTTAGCATTTTCGTATGAGCCATTAAGTTAAGTGAGAAACTGATAAACCTTTTGAAGTTGATAGTGCTCAACATGCTTTTTTGACTCAGGACTGCGACATATAGGGGGAGGAGTTAGTGTTTCATACTTATCCCAAAGTTCTCTTAGTCGAGAGAAGTATACAAATACAGAAGATGCTCCTTTTGTTAGTATGGCTATTTCCTTATGCAGGTAGGCTCCCCTAAAAGTATTCACTTTGTCAAATCTTTTCCTAAAATCTTCCCCAATAGTGTAGGCATCTGATGTATAGATTACAGTACTAAGCAGATTTGGAGATACTGTATTCATGATCCATGCTAGCATTATTGCATTGCATCTATCCCATAGTCCATGAAGACTAACATTACAGTTACTCTTTTTGCAGGTTCCTTAAATAAAGCCTAATTTATTTTTCCATGCAATATAATTTTCAATGATCTACTCCAGATTGAGTAATTCTCAGAACCTTGTAGTTGAATAGAAATAAGAACCGAACTTTGTGTGTTGGATGGATGTATGTACAAAGGATAGTAATGATCAActtgattgattgattgagttgAGTTCAGAGATGTAGACTGAGCATCAAAAGTTTCTCCATGAACCAACATTGTTGAAAATTGAGAAAACCTTCGAGAATTTTGGATCGAATAAGAGAAATATAGCTATTGGCACATGCACAAACTACTCACAACCAATTTAGGTCCAATCGAACAAATCACATACAGATCACAAACCTTAGCTTAAAGGAGGTGAAATTAGAATGAGAAATTGACTCAAACACTCAACACAATGTAGGTATTGAGGATGAGACTAAGTGCTACGTCATAGCTAAGCTATCATTACTAGATTAACCGAACTTTGATACCATATTGAAGAGCTCTAGCTATGGCGGAGATAACAGAGCAAAGAGAAGGAAGAATGAGATGAAGGAGGAAAAACAGTTATTTCATTCTCTACAAAATGAGATATGTACAGCTCATACACTCAACTGTGTAAGTACTACTATTTATAAAAGCTAACTAACTACTCTATTGCAAATCCACTAAGTAGTTATAACtgttagtaaactgtatttgtaaactaattctggaaaagataaaaaaacataaatagaaatataaacGAAATAAAAATTAATCCGAGCTCACTGAATTCATAGTGTTTTCTTAAGAAATTTAATCACCTCCTAgcacccaaggttatggattatttccttccaggatagaacgaattacacactggtgtagtggtacttcaaacccccgTATTTCAGCGAACAGAATGTTCGATAataaatcacacttactgttgctttctttgaaATTAAACAATGCAGAAGAAGTAGGAGAAACttagaaaatcgtatggaaaatTTGAGAGAATGGACTTGTGTTTATAGCCAAtgttgggctgaaatctgaagaggtgcaactctttagaatggctgtttatgcaaaacggccaCATCATAAATGCCATAACATAAATGACTATTTAGTCAAcaataaagagagaaaataaagaggaaaaattgaagagggtagttaattttctgttaccAAAATAGAAAGCGGAAAAATGAAAACGGTtggattttaatattaatatccttggaattaatattaatattttgttattaaaatggatatttaataatgtttctgttaatatttactattaacaaacaaatttggtccaaaaaattaatcaatcaatcgatcatttgaccaaatccgaagccgagccgagcgagggACGACGACgatgacgacggcgcgaggcttgccttcttctcaactctttaagatcTAGAAGAAGAGAAATTGCTTATATAGCCATAAAAACCTCTCCCTCTTCCTTTTCCAATATGgaacaatgtccctttgccaagggggaaaaacttaaatttttacttaaaaatttcatttccctccatttctcattcactttattttaagCCTAATTAATGCTTAAAaccccaacaatcccccacatgaatgggaaatgactatatcacggaaatatgcatggaaaaactgtgtgattcgcaagcaaggattaattgtatCTGGATAAttaggttttcctttgaacttaCTTATGTcagatatactcgatcaatcggtagatttgatatctttgaactgtcaaactttggtgtatacctagacaaccataagtcacacaaccaacccttaaccgtctttgattctcattgttgtgttcgtttcagccatgaacaccgcctggttttataagtgcgtagagaacttgCCTTAAAAAATTCTCTTTGAAACGGCTAACACTTCACTCTTACATaagtgattcctaaacgtgtcatcccgtagatacactatttgatataccctgtatcaaatttaaaaatcattaaaaatccTTAGTGCTTTATCCTttgtactgaacattgtctcatcataagaatggaccaaaattttagttcacaatgttgaaccgtcattaatgactttgtttgatctccttgaacctagatcttgggatctccagtcttctaggtagagttaccgccacaatgacttgttctcggccatagtcccattccccttgatgatttctcaactacctctctagttaggccttttgtaagtggatccgacacattatcacttgactttacatagtcaatcgtgataattcctctagagagtaattgcctaacgattTTATGTCTTTGTCGTATATGAcaagatttaccgttatacataatgctcccggcccttccaattgccgcttgactatcgcgATGTATGCGCATTGGTGCCAACAGTTTGGgccaaaatgaaatatcttccaagaaattccggagccattcagattcttcaccggctttatctaaggctatgaattcagcctccattgtagagcgggcaatacaagtttgtttggatgacctccaagataccgctcctccaccaatagtgaatacatatccacttgtggacttagaattaGTTGGACcgatgatccaatttgcatcacagtatacCTCAATCActgcaggatatttactgtagtgcaaagcaaagctctgggtatgttctaaatatctcaaaactcgtttcattgccatccaatgagattgacttggattgctcgtgtatcaactcaatttacttatagcacaagctatatctggtcgtgtacaattcatgatgtacattaaacATCCCAACAcatgagcataatccaattgtgataagctttggcctttgttctttgttaatgcaagattcacgttaattggagtctttgcaactttaaatcctaagtgcttgaatttttcaagtactgtcttaacaTAATGAGATtatgacaatgccagaccttgaggagtcttatggatcttaatcctCAGAATTAAATCAGtaactcccaagtccttcatagcaaacttgctagttagcatacgtttagtagcatttatgttggcaatgtcattactcattatcagcatatcatcaatatataagcaaacaatgactatgtgatttggaacatttttaatgtacacatatttatcacattcatttatcttaaaaccatatgacaatattgtttggtcaaatttcgcatgccattgtttgagTGCTTGTTTTAGttcgtaaagggacttaacaagtctacagaccttcttttctttacctggaaccacaaacccttcaggttgttccatgtagatttcttcctctaaatctccattcaagaaggccgtcttaacgtccatttgatgaatttcaagaccatacactgcagctaatgctactaacatccgtatggacgtaattcttgtaactggagagtatgtatcaaagtaatCAAGACCTTTTTGTTGTCTATCCCTTTGACTAtaagtcttgccttaaatttatcaatagtgccatcatcttttatTTTCCCCTTAAAGAtctatttagaacccaaaggtttatttccaggaggaagatcaaccaattcccatgtatggttgtttaaTATGggttctatttcactattgactgcctctttccaaaacaatgattccaaaGAAGACAtggcttctttaaatgttcgaggctcattttccaataagaaagtcacaaaatctagtccaaatgaagtagacattctttgacgtttactacgtcttgggtcctcctgattaaatgtactttattttgtttcttcccgaggtagttttgatccttcaccaatcgactcacattcctttttatacggatatatatttttaaagaactcaacattatctgattctataatcgtattattatgaatgtcgggattttctgatttatgaaccagaaatcgatatgctttactattggtcgcatatcctatgaaaacacaatcaacagtTTTccgtcctatttttacccttttgggtttaggaacttgcattttttccaaacaccccacactttaaaataattcaagttgggcttccttcctttccatttttcataaggaatggattgttttttgctatggggtactcgatttagtattcggttagccgtaagaacggcttccccccacaagttctgtggcaaaccagaacatATCAAtaatgcattcatcatctcctttaaggaACGATTTTTTCTTTGTGCAATctcattggattggggcgtgtaaggggccattgtttgatgaataattccatattttaaagatatttgttcaaaaggagattcatattcaccacacATATCACTTcctatcattttgattttcttgttaagttgcgtttcaactttatttttatattgCTTGAATGTGTCTATTGCTTCatttttactattaagtaagtaaacatagcaatattgagtaccatcgtcaataaaagttatgaaatacttcttttcaccgcgagatggtattgacttcatatcgCAAATATCTTTGTGAATTAAATCTAAAGGATCTGAATTCCTTttaactgacttataaggatgttaaACATACTTAGAtttcacacatatttgacattttgatttatcgCGTTCAAACTTAGGgaatacttccaagttaatcattttccgtaagattttataattaacatgacccaaacgtatatgccataattcatttgactcaagtaagtaagacgaagctgaaattttattattattttcaacaaccattgcATTCaccttgaaaaggccctcagtgaggtaactttttcctacaaatatttcgtTCTTAATTATTACAACTTTATCGGAtacaaaaatacacttaaaaccgttcttaacaagaagtccagcagagactaaattcttcctaatcttagtaacatgaaggacgttgttcaaattCACCTCCTTGTTAGAAGTCATCTTCagaaagatcttcccacatccttcaatcttggGGGTTGCAAcatttcccatagaaagcgtctcttcgggtccaacaGAAGCATATGTTGCAAAGGCTTCCCTAACAACACAAACATGGCGATTGGATCCataatcaatccaccactccttaggatttcccaccaggttgcattcagaaagcatggcacacaagttatcaacatcttcatgcttttcaaccatgtttgcttgacccttcttcttgtctttcatCGGATCATGGCAATTCATAGATTTGTGCCCAGCTTTTCCATAGTTGTAGTAATTTCcgttgaaccgcttcttgcttgggttgatTTTCGATCCAGAAGCCTGCTTCCTCTTCctcttattttgagaaatatcctcaacaatgtttgctcacattattgttgagtttccacggtgtcacgacccggatttcccacccttgggagtcatgatgacgcctaccaatgtgagctaggcaagccgattgtTTGAACAAGTTACCTTTTTAAccattttatattctttaaaaattataaagcaataacgtGTAGACAATGAAAAttacaataagcggaagaaatgcAGTAAACTATCTGAAATATGTATCTAATACAATTGTTTAAGCCtcaaccacccagaactggtgtcacagtttcacagatgatttaagaatactacatacaaagtctgaaagatgaAAGACACATTGTTTGTGAATTAAGTAAATGAAACAGggataaagggatagagggagacgtcagggcctgcaggactaccttggatctctgcgtggactgaaggcagccacccaatctacggtccaaaGGCTGCTGcttcgggatctgcacacagtgcagagtgtagtatcatcacaaccgaccccatgtgctggtaagtgcctagcctaaccttggcaaagtaacgaggctaggaccagactaccaaatatacctgtgcaatttaactatatacaacGAAAAAAAATGAAcagtaatatacagtcaagtatgagaggggtaacatgctgcgggggaactatcaatttagaatagaaaaaCAACAtgtaattgaaagaaacaacatatcttagacatcaacaaagaatcagaaatcaataaatgtacgacatcacccatcgtgcttttactctcgtcctcaccaaagcaatcaagtaatgaaaatgtgcatggtatcacccttcgtgcttttactctcgtcctcaccatataattaaTATAATCATCACATAATGGTACAtcatgcggcacgacatcacccttcgtgctttacactctttcctcacatatcatacacgacatcacccttcgtgctttaacactctctcaccaaaaaaaagtacacggcatcacccttcgcgctttaacactcttcctcacccaaacaacaatcacaaacaatagggcaagagaattaatgaaattacaataagaaacccggcaagggaacaatagttcaacaatcaagttcCGGCAAAGGAACAACATTATAAGAAACACCAACATCCCGGCAAGGCagataacattaaaagcaacaatatcTCGGCAAGGGAGGCCACGTAAtgattctcttctttttctcacttttacttcagaACTCAcctcacaacttgagccaatgctctaaaaggttcaattaccacttatactttcacatttcattatacaacatgagtcaacgctcctcaatgttcaaatgtcacaattacttccacaaactttgcccaacaatagaaatcatcaccaaagcatgaataatacaacgaagtcataataatcacaatataagactcacgagcatgcttgaaaccaatgtatagatactcgtcaccatgcctatacatcgtactcaacaaataccacatagcaaataggacttgactcttaatccctcaagctaaggttagaccaaacacttac of the Nicotiana tabacum cultivar K326 chromosome 7, ASM71507v2, whole genome shotgun sequence genome contains:
- the LOC142162000 gene encoding uncharacterized protein LOC142162000, translated to MLAWIMNTVSPNLLSTVIYTSDAYTIGEDFRKRFDKVNTFRGAYLHKEIAILTKGASSVFVYFSRLRELWDKYETLTPPPICRSPESKKHVEHYQLQKVLMSSPLPNLNQAYDVIINVESQRINGKDVYGSNDTNEVVGMMSNRNYNNNGGFNNNIGFTNTGYTGGNKSKNLFNKSTIYCKCKGHTKDNCFKLHGYPSDFKNRYRGGTFNV